A genome region from Meleagris gallopavo isolate NT-WF06-2002-E0010 breed Aviagen turkey brand Nicholas breeding stock chromosome 7, Turkey_5.1, whole genome shotgun sequence includes the following:
- the IQCB1 gene encoding IQ calmodulin-binding motif-containing protein 1 yields VLALAARVAEGSERDVPGLLLKLKEILSSASLQHQESKKIKQDIYFYDLIHYCMLVLRQDCSRLHGGWATAAQLAEIISHCCVGLEVKEDPEEFYKKFLPSAIDNLLFLGRRLQARFIRAVKDEEKQDFLRYFQTVTDAICWLFGGHIQLTECVLQNDHFLKLLISDSVETAVTMMSVLHSILGVNSSVLLRVDEEILHSVLDELVYKLSSSTNPVIGNSATKLLLLMAKFCKQLLKLLATRYKGLNVLLSKQWTGKGFDRDLSQLLDLLYLEQSNGKEEVQRQHQAACVIQATWKGFQTRKRLKKLPQAVTALQRSFRAKREQELQLLEKQKEDEALKLQMQLQRGRAMRLFHERQLALLEIIHPSQINKHMQEMEVKSALTIQRFWRGYRARKNFHQQKQSLKEYKAAVIIQRAACKFLEKRRRKKTLSSWKDPKGLTDEQRVALQQKVDDYIKLHPASQMSEEMSKELHMQAQEKLAQFLLRSRLDQRAAQRRETLLAQVNTDVELLMNAPQLAETTEKDLAVFMSRSVPVATKAKESHNAMLKYARWPWWKKLGDEFEEDDVIPDDILNAELGSLFIGGRKSL; encoded by the exons AAATTTTAAGCAGTGCTTCCTTGCAGCATCAGGAGTCCAAGAAAATTAAACAAGACATATACTTTTATGATCTGATTCACTACTGCATGCTGGTCCTTAGACAAGATTGCTCTCGGCTGCATGGAGGCTGGGCTACTGCTGCCCAGCTTGCAGAGATaataag TCATTGTTGTGTAGGATTGGAGGTGAAAGAAGATCCTGAGGAATTTTACAAGaaatttcttccttcagctATAGACAACCTGCTGTTCTTGGGAAGACGCCTGCAAGCGCGATTTATCCGAGCAGTCAAG gatgaagaaaaacaagattttttacGTTATTTCCAAACAGTAACCGATGCCATCTGCTGGCTGTTTGGTGGACATATTCAACTAACAGAGTGTG tgctgcagaatgaTCACTTCCTGAAGTTGCTAATATCAGACAGTGTTGAAACAGCAGTTACAATGATGTCTGTTTTACACAGTATTTTGGGGGTCAATAG tTCTGTCTTGCTTCGAGTTGATGAAGAGATCCTGCATTCCGTATTGGATGAACTTGTTTATAAGCTTTCATCTTCCACCAACCCTGTCATAGGAAACTCTGCTACAAAATTGCTATTGCTGATGGCAAAATTTTGCAAGCAGCTCCTGAAGTTACTGGCAACTCGCTACAAAG GATTAAATGTGCTTTTAAGTAAACAGTGGACTGGCAAAGGATTTGACAGGGATCTCAGTCAACTTCTGGACTTGCTATACTTGGAACAATCCAATGGAAAAGAGGAAGTGCAG AGACAGCACCAGGCAGCTTGTGTAATTCAGGCAACGTGGAAAGGAtttcagacaagaaaaagactgaaaaaactGCCCCAAGCAGTGACAGCTTTGCAGAGAAGCTTCAG AGCTAAACGAGAACAGGAGCTTCAgcttttggaaaaacaaaaggaagatgaggcCCTAAAACTGCAAATGCAACTCCAGAGAGGGAGGGCCATGAGACTCTTCCATGAAAGACAGCTGGCCTTACTGGAAATAATCCATCCCA GTCAGATAAATAAGCACATGcaggaaatggaggtgaaatctgCATTAACTATCCAGAGATTTTGGCGAGGGTATAGAGCAAGAAAAAATTTTCATCAACAGAAACAGTCTCTTAAGGAGTATAAAGCAGCTGTCATCATTCAGAGAGCA GCTTGTAAGTTCTTGGAAAAAcgaagaagaaagaaaactctttCTTCCTGGAAAGATCCCAAAGGGCTGACTGATGAGCAGAGAGTAGCTTTACAGCAGAAGGTGGATGACTACATCAAATTGCATCCG gCTTCCCAAATGTCAGAAGAAATGAGTAAAGAATTACATATGCAGGCCCAGGAAAAGCTGGCACAGTTCCTGCTGAGAAGCAGGCTGGATCAGAGAGCAGCACAGCGGAGAGAGACGTTACTGGCTCAGGTCAACACTGATGTGGAGCTGCTAATGA ATGCTCCGCAGTTGGCAGAGACCACAGAAAAAGATCTTGCTGTTTTCATGAGTCGATCAGTCCCTGTAGCTACCAAGGCCAAAGAGTCCCACAATGCTATGCTGAAATACGCTCGCTGGCCATGGTGGAAGAAGCTTGGAGATGAGTTTGAGGAGGATGATGTCATTCCTGATGACATCTTGAATGCAGAACTTGGAAGTCTGTTTATTGGTGGAAGGAAATCCTTATAG